Proteins encoded by one window of Clostridium bornimense:
- a CDS encoding CotS family spore coat protein, with protein MNNYGYNLDVELFERFNLKVNDLYPLRNVYILYTDKGEKILKKGDWKISEFNFINSSLEYISKNFNRVVKFEKNAKGEYYTNFNGEIYVIMDNLKGLMCEFNNPLHLKIASKGLSELHNAGVGFNTKIKNRNNIGNLEVSLKRYINELKFIHSLINKFDSFTDFDSKVSKEISGYIELGKKSLEGLKKTAYLDLCNEENKITICHHDLAYHNILINEEKAYFVDFDYAIVDLRVHDLCNFINKVEKNFDFNIDKAKLILEEYSKESDLDNRELEVLYYLLMFPYDFYSVCRDYYTRRKNWNDQLFNSKLDRKLSLKDEKNQFLEEFKNMYNIK; from the coding sequence ATGAATAACTATGGGTACAACTTAGATGTTGAGTTATTTGAAAGATTTAATCTAAAGGTTAATGATTTATATCCCTTAAGGAATGTCTATATATTATATACAGATAAAGGCGAAAAGATTTTAAAAAAAGGTGATTGGAAGATAAGTGAATTTAATTTTATAAATTCGTCTTTGGAGTATATATCAAAAAATTTTAACAGAGTTGTGAAGTTTGAAAAAAATGCAAAAGGGGAATATTATACTAATTTTAATGGAGAAATATATGTTATAATGGATAACTTAAAAGGATTAATGTGCGAATTTAATAATCCATTACATTTAAAAATTGCATCTAAAGGATTAAGTGAATTGCATAATGCTGGAGTTGGATTTAACACTAAAATAAAAAATAGAAATAATATTGGAAATTTAGAAGTATCCTTAAAACGATACATTAATGAACTAAAGTTTATTCATAGTCTTATAAATAAGTTTGATAGCTTTACAGACTTTGATAGTAAGGTTTCTAAAGAAATAAGCGGATATATAGAGTTAGGGAAAAAAAGTTTAGAGGGATTGAAAAAAACTGCTTACTTAGATTTATGTAATGAAGAAAATAAAATAACTATTTGTCATCACGATTTGGCTTATCATAATATATTGATAAATGAAGAGAAAGCATATTTTGTGGATTTTGATTATGCTATTGTAGATCTTAGGGTTCATGACTTATGTAATTTCATTAATAAAGTGGAAAAAAATTTTGATTTTAATATAGATAAAGCAAAATTAATTTTAGAGGAGTATTCCAAAGAAAGTGATTTAGATAATAGAGAATTAGAAGTTTTATATTATTTGCTAATGTTTCCTTATGATTTTTATAGTGTATGTAGGGATTATTATACTAGAAGAAAAAATTGGAACGATCAATTATTTAATAGTAAATTAGATAGAAAACTATCATTAAAAGATGAAAAAAATCAGTTCTTAGAAGAATTTAAAAATATGTATAATATAAAATAA
- a CDS encoding glycosyltransferase family 4 protein — translation MKIGFDCRPAKWYRGTGIGTYAYQLLNMFNNIDKVNDYVLFAPSPWDMNINLNSNFLTATSESCGSGVFWDEVNMPNIIKDKNLDIYHVPQNGVGLSKDKICKYVITLHDVIPYRMPNTASDRYLKIFNEEIPKVIPLCDGIITVSNFSKRDIIRSFNCNEDKVYVTHLAAEDIYKPLSKSKSCSLIKHNYGIDGDFILYIGGFSPRKNIIGLIESFSKLITLYKKNISLVIAGTKGKSYDLYHSRAIDLNIENKVIFPGFIEMNHIPYIYNAAKLFVYPSFYEGFGLPPVEAMACGTPVVTSNSTSIPEIVGDAAILMDPYDVDDLCEKMYLVLTNKELKDSLVSKGLARSSELSWEKTAKQTLDAYSSIHEK, via the coding sequence ATGAAAATAGGTTTTGATTGTAGACCCGCTAAGTGGTATAGAGGTACAGGTATAGGTACTTACGCTTACCAATTATTAAATATGTTTAATAATATAGATAAAGTTAACGATTATGTACTCTTTGCACCATCCCCTTGGGATATGAATATAAATCTTAATAGTAATTTTCTTACTGCGACCAGTGAATCTTGTGGTTCAGGAGTATTTTGGGATGAAGTTAACATGCCTAATATAATAAAAGATAAGAACTTAGACATATATCATGTCCCTCAAAATGGTGTTGGACTTTCAAAGGACAAAATCTGCAAATACGTAATTACATTACATGATGTTATTCCATATAGAATGCCTAATACTGCTTCAGATAGGTATTTAAAAATCTTCAATGAAGAAATTCCTAAAGTAATTCCTCTTTGTGATGGAATTATTACAGTATCCAATTTTTCCAAAAGGGATATAATACGGTCTTTTAATTGTAATGAAGATAAAGTATATGTTACTCATTTAGCAGCTGAAGATATATATAAACCTTTATCAAAATCTAAAAGTTGTAGTCTAATAAAACATAACTACGGTATAGATGGAGATTTTATCTTATATATTGGTGGATTTTCTCCACGAAAAAATATAATTGGACTAATTGAATCATTTTCTAAGCTAATAACTTTATATAAAAAGAATATTTCTCTAGTAATTGCAGGTACTAAAGGTAAATCTTACGACCTTTATCATTCTAGAGCTATCGACTTAAACATTGAAAATAAAGTTATATTTCCTGGATTTATAGAAATGAATCATATACCTTATATTTATAACGCTGCAAAATTATTTGTCTATCCATCATTTTATGAAGGCTTTGGTCTTCCTCCTGTAGAGGCCATGGCTTGTGGAACTCCTGTAGTAACTTCTAATTCTACATCCATCCCCGAAATTGTTGGAGATGCTGCCATATTAATGGATCCTTATGATGTAGATGACTTATGTGAAAAAATGTATTTAGTACTTACAAATAAAGAATTAAAAGATTCCTTAGTATCTAAAGGTCTTGCTCGTTCTTCAGAACTATCTTGGGAGAAAACAGCAAAACAAACTTTAGATGCATATAGTTCAATCCATGAAAAGTAA
- a CDS encoding CotS family spore coat protein: protein MMREFEIERQFGIKIESIKPNKGVYFLKTDKGNKCLKKVNYGIQKLLFVYGAKEHLRNNGFNQVDKNDLNIDGTSYAVVNEDIYTLSEWIEGRECDFTNIDDLIAAAKTLARLHEASKGYEPPENSKLKTDIGRWPSLMEKRTKALDKMRDMCRKKNQKTEFDLMYLKNYEEFKKLGIRAKEILNDSAYLELCKKAEQDKNFCHHDYTYHNIIVDDNNEVHVIDFDYCKREVRVYDISNFLIKVLKRVDWNIEYAKTIIEAYDSVSSIEEEEYKVLYAFLVFPQRFWRLSNRFYYNEVNWGQKIFDRKINDLINEREKFINFIEEFKKIYIDKE from the coding sequence ATGATGAGAGAGTTTGAAATAGAGAGACAATTTGGAATAAAGATTGAATCAATTAAGCCCAACAAAGGGGTATACTTCCTCAAGACAGATAAGGGGAATAAGTGTCTGAAAAAAGTAAATTATGGGATACAAAAATTACTATTTGTATATGGTGCAAAAGAACATTTAAGAAACAATGGCTTTAATCAAGTAGATAAGAATGACTTAAATATTGATGGAACATCTTACGCTGTTGTTAATGAAGATATATATACTCTTTCAGAATGGATTGAAGGAAGGGAGTGTGATTTTACTAATATTGATGATTTAATAGCTGCAGCGAAGACATTGGCAAGGCTACATGAAGCATCAAAAGGATATGAGCCACCAGAAAATTCTAAATTAAAAACTGATATTGGAAGATGGCCAAGTCTCATGGAAAAAAGAACTAAGGCTCTAGATAAAATGAGGGATATGTGTAGAAAGAAAAATCAAAAAACTGAATTTGATTTAATGTATTTGAAGAATTATGAGGAATTTAAAAAGTTAGGTATTAGAGCAAAGGAAATTTTAAATGATTCTGCTTATTTAGAGTTATGCAAAAAAGCTGAACAAGATAAAAATTTCTGTCATCACGATTATACATACCATAATATAATTGTTGATGATAATAATGAAGTTCACGTAATTGATTTTGATTATTGTAAGAGAGAGGTTAGAGTGTATGATATATCAAATTTTTTAATCAAAGTATTAAAAAGAGTTGATTGGAATATAGAATATGCAAAAACTATAATAGAAGCTTATGATTCTGTGTCATCAATAGAAGAGGAAGAATATAAGGTTTTATATGCTTTCTTAGTGTTTCCACAAAGGTTTTGGAGACTATCAAATAGATTTTATTATAATGAAGTAAATTGGGGGCAAAAGATATTTGATAGAAAAATTAATGATCTTATTAATGAAAGAGAAAAGTTTATTAATTTTATAGAAGAGTTTAAAAAAATATATATTGATAAAGAATAA
- a CDS encoding glycosyltransferase family 4 protein — protein MRIAIDGRGINWYHGTGIGTYTESLVKNLLQIDKKNHYLLYWSGPDYDKYKRENSTIHMCSKRYHRFFEESYFPITNDINDIDIHHIPQNGIGLYKDMNCKKVVTIHDLIPYIMPETVGKGYLAKFMEEMPKIIKESSAIITVSEHSKKDILKFFPNAEGKVFVTYLAPKDIYKPLRRQSCIQYLKRKYSIDTPFLLYVGGFSSRKNVKGLILSFYNLIKVFDKPLKLVVTGSLKDDGENLLKLCHDLNLDDKIIFTGFIPEEDLPIFYNGCEIFIYPSLYEGFGLPPLEAMSCGIPVITSNTTSIPEVVSDGGILIDPFDENSLTKSMITLLTDEKLNVQLRFKALNRAKNFSWLNTSFETLNIYNWILNNS, from the coding sequence ATGAGAATAGCAATTGATGGACGAGGTATTAACTGGTATCATGGTACTGGTATAGGGACTTATACTGAAAGTCTAGTTAAAAATCTTCTTCAAATAGACAAAAAAAATCACTATCTTTTATACTGGTCTGGGCCTGATTATGATAAATATAAAAGAGAAAATTCAACTATTCATATGTGTTCTAAAAGATATCATAGATTTTTTGAAGAAAGTTATTTTCCTATTACCAATGACATTAATGATATAGATATACACCATATACCTCAAAATGGAATTGGATTATATAAAGATATGAACTGTAAAAAAGTCGTCACTATTCATGATCTTATTCCATATATAATGCCTGAAACTGTCGGCAAAGGTTACCTTGCTAAATTTATGGAAGAGATGCCAAAAATAATAAAAGAATCCTCTGCCATAATAACTGTATCTGAACATTCAAAAAAAGACATATTAAAATTTTTCCCTAATGCTGAAGGAAAAGTTTTTGTGACTTATTTAGCTCCAAAGGATATCTATAAACCACTTAGACGTCAATCTTGTATTCAATATCTAAAACGAAAATATTCTATAGATACGCCTTTTCTTCTGTACGTAGGAGGATTTAGTTCTAGAAAAAATGTGAAAGGACTAATTCTTTCCTTCTACAATCTGATAAAAGTTTTTGATAAACCACTAAAGTTAGTCGTGACAGGCTCACTTAAAGATGATGGTGAAAATCTTCTAAAACTTTGTCATGATTTAAATCTAGATGATAAAATAATTTTTACTGGGTTTATCCCAGAAGAAGATTTGCCTATCTTCTATAACGGTTGTGAGATATTCATATATCCTTCTCTTTATGAAGGATTTGGACTCCCACCGCTTGAAGCAATGAGTTGTGGTATTCCCGTAATAACATCAAATACTACTTCTATACCTGAAGTTGTATCTGATGGCGGTATACTAATCGACCCTTTCGATGAAAATTCATTAACCAAATCGATGATAACTTTGTTAACTGATGAGAAGCTCAATGTTCAATTGCGCTTCAAAGCCCTTAATCGAGCTAAGAATTTTTCTTGGCTCAATACCTCCTTTGAAACACTGAATATTTATAATTGGATTTTGAATAATTCTTAA
- a CDS encoding FAD-binding oxidoreductase, giving the protein MSNKWKGFKELIVFDKKKEDELVTSFYLKASDGLELPKHIPGQFIAIRVEMEDGKYSRTRQYTLSMDSNEDYYRISVKREAEGDVSKLLCDNINIGDKIQGSIPMGKFILKESDAPLVLIGGGIGITPMLSMAYATIGASRKVSLIYSLGNSNHHSFKEEIDELVNKNNNIELTTIYTRPLEKDKLNEDFDVQGRITTQWMKNNLPKNGQFYFCGPIEFMRTIYKGLVSMNVEKDFINYELFAPGEDITK; this is encoded by the coding sequence ATGAGTAATAAATGGAAGGGATTTAAGGAGTTAATAGTATTTGATAAAAAGAAAGAAGATGAATTAGTAACTTCATTTTATTTAAAAGCATCAGATGGATTAGAATTACCTAAGCATATACCAGGACAGTTTATTGCTATAAGAGTTGAAATGGAAGATGGTAAGTATAGTAGAACAAGACAATATACATTATCTATGGATTCTAATGAAGATTATTATAGAATTAGTGTAAAAAGAGAAGCAGAAGGTGATGTTAGTAAGTTGCTATGCGATAACATAAATATAGGAGACAAAATTCAAGGAAGTATTCCTATGGGGAAATTCATTTTAAAAGAAAGTGATGCACCACTAGTTTTAATTGGAGGAGGAATAGGAATAACACCAATGTTATCTATGGCTTATGCTACTATTGGGGCAAGTAGAAAAGTAAGCTTAATATATAGTTTAGGAAACTCAAATCATCATAGTTTTAAAGAAGAAATAGATGAGTTAGTGAATAAAAATAATAATATAGAATTAACAACAATTTATACAAGACCATTAGAAAAAGATAAATTAAATGAAGATTTTGATGTTCAAGGTAGAATAACAACACAATGGATGAAAAATAATCTTCCAAAGAATGGACAGTTTTATTTTTGTGGACCAATAGAATTTATGAGAACTATCTATAAAGGTCTAGTATCTATGAATGTAGAAAAAGATTTTATAAATTATGAGTTATTTGCACCAGGAGAAGATATAACTAAATAA
- a CDS encoding DUF4097 family beta strand repeat-containing protein — protein MKKSKGILIMVLVIIALLGLYIGMKFIFSKGEKNSNEASIVSEDQLINEKSNSDKYHNIDIDEQSDIALDDVEEIFLNCTTANINIIDTDKENIEVCLVGHTHVKSYDYAPRLDIDKSNGKIEINEVIDNNSTGLINIGQELNIELKIPKGYTNKLYINNFLGDINISSSNELIKYLSVECEEGNISIKNMLPKEVVVINKEGNVELQNIGGEVSVDSYLGDVKVKNLKANGNIYLKVNKGDVETELLKNTYKVIAKSSKGKVKVENYKADSDIVLDIQVNEGDINVK, from the coding sequence ATGAAAAAGAGTAAAGGAATATTGATAATGGTACTTGTGATAATTGCTTTATTGGGACTATACATAGGTATGAAATTTATTTTTAGCAAAGGTGAGAAAAATTCTAATGAAGCATCTATAGTATCTGAAGACCAGTTGATAAATGAAAAGTCAAATAGTGATAAGTATCATAATATAGATATAGACGAACAGAGTGATATAGCATTAGATGATGTAGAAGAGATATTTTTAAATTGTACTACGGCTAATATAAATATTATAGATACTGATAAGGAGAATATAGAGGTATGTTTAGTTGGTCATACTCATGTTAAATCTTATGATTATGCACCAAGATTAGATATTGATAAATCAAATGGTAAGATAGAAATAAATGAAGTAATAGATAATAATTCTACAGGTCTTATAAATATAGGTCAGGAATTAAACATAGAATTAAAGATTCCTAAAGGTTATACAAATAAGTTATATATAAATAATTTCCTTGGTGATATTAATATATCAAGTAGTAATGAATTAATAAAGTATCTAAGTGTAGAGTGTGAAGAAGGAAATATAAGTATTAAAAATATGCTCCCAAAGGAAGTTGTTGTTATAAATAAAGAGGGAAATGTAGAGTTACAAAATATAGGTGGAGAAGTAAGTGTTGATTCTTACTTAGGAGATGTAAAAGTAAAAAATTTAAAAGCAAATGGAAATATATATTTAAAAGTAAATAAAGGTGATGTAGAAACGGAATTGTTAAAAAATACATATAAAGTTATAGCTAAATCAAGTAAAGGAAAAGTAAAAGTAGAAAATTATAAAGCTGATAGTGATATTGTATTAGATATACAAGTAAATGAAGGCGATATAAATGTAAAATAG
- the yabG gene encoding sporulation peptidase YabG produces the protein MNIGDKVVRKSHGKDLTFEIIDIIEKEEKTICMLVGCNMRIIADSSIDDLEYASHEFSKKEEIFDSKVKDNIKKIMKMRGGSNLAAQDTGKVVQMNKVNKKDKKKVQNKELFFGRPGRILHVDGDSRYLDECLKAYKQLGLVAEGIAIPEQEQPNVIVDLVKKYKADIVVLTGHDGMIRSNDDFGDLLNYRNSKYFVDSVTNLREYEPNYDDLVIFAGACQSCYESILDAGANFASSPKRVLIHCLDPVFLCERIAYTNIASVVEIEQAIGNTLTGIDGIGGLQTRGKYREGFPKSSYI, from the coding sequence ATGAATATAGGAGATAAAGTAGTAAGGAAGTCTCATGGAAAAGATTTGACATTTGAGATTATAGATATTATAGAAAAAGAAGAAAAAACTATATGTATGCTAGTAGGATGTAATATGAGAATTATTGCAGATTCATCAATTGATGATTTAGAATATGCATCACATGAATTTAGTAAAAAGGAAGAGATTTTTGATTCGAAGGTAAAAGATAATATAAAAAAAATAATGAAAATGAGAGGAGGTAGTAATTTAGCGGCTCAAGATACTGGAAAAGTGGTGCAAATGAATAAGGTTAATAAAAAAGATAAAAAAAAAGTTCAGAATAAAGAATTATTTTTCGGTAGACCGGGCAGAATATTACACGTAGATGGAGATTCTAGATATCTAGATGAATGTTTAAAAGCTTATAAACAATTGGGGTTAGTAGCAGAAGGGATAGCTATACCGGAACAAGAACAACCCAATGTTATTGTTGACTTAGTAAAAAAATATAAAGCAGACATTGTAGTTTTAACGGGACATGATGGAATGATAAGAAGTAATGATGATTTTGGTGATTTATTAAACTATAGGAACTCAAAATATTTTGTTGACTCGGTTACTAATTTGAGAGAGTATGAACCTAACTATGATGATTTAGTTATTTTTGCTGGAGCTTGTCAGTCTTGTTATGAATCGATATTAGATGCTGGAGCTAATTTTGCAAGTTCACCGAAGAGGGTTCTTATACATTGTCTTGATCCAGTATTTTTATGTGAAAGAATAGCCTATACCAATATAGCTAGTGTAGTAGAGATAGAACAGGCAATAGGTAATACGTTAACAGGCATCGATGGTATAGGAGGATTACAAACAAGAGGGAAATATAGAGAGGGATTTCCTAAATCAAGCTATATATGA
- a CDS encoding Veg family protein: protein MEAKKTLDSIKRNIESHVGECVTLRANTGRKRITVNNGVIEQTYPSIFIVRLDDDTQRKVTYSYSDVLTKTVQILFT from the coding sequence ATGGAAGCAAAAAAAACGCTAGACTCCATTAAGAGAAATATAGAGAGCCACGTGGGAGAGTGTGTAACACTCAGAGCTAATACAGGAAGAAAAAGGATAACTGTAAATAATGGAGTTATAGAGCAAACTTATCCTAGTATATTTATAGTAAGACTAGATGATGACACCCAAAGGAAAGTGACTTATAGTTATTCAGATGTATTAACAAAGACTGTCCAAATTTTATTTACATAA
- a CDS encoding DUF3794 and LysM peptidoglycan-binding domain-containing protein yields the protein MSVELLKENIEFEKFFGENTSSVMLKEDFIIPDTNPDVKEIVGVETSYKINNKDAMQDKIYVEGEICYNVLYLAELEDNCEVFNSKYTSKFSCYVDIIECDSKMDIKVDAFIEHIMSTMVNERKVCVEVVLKVKGQCFKKEQVDIVKGIGNLEGVQYLNYPLTVDKLGGAGTATLKNDCTLKVPMDMPQIGTILSCKGIVCKRNVKVFDGKVIVAGAIKYNAIYKCKNSRDVDYLEKEVPFEEEVIINNATADMTEEVEIKIDNFDFILKDDELGESRIIDIECGVNIVCKVVGKDEIEVIDDAYSPGSMIELEKEDKDISVLFGNGQNETIVKENIEVDDVPIDVVSMTGEPMVTDKKIVDDRVVLEGILKVYAIYKTKDDKNYVNNCDEEVPFAVAIDIPGCRIGMEALDTVALENIEGFIEAGTISVKALISAKVLLKYSTHKEFIQGIEMFEGVAPKKASIIIYIVQSGDTLWKIAKKYSTTVDKLMEINEIEIPELIKPGDKIIIEGRAVIV from the coding sequence ATGTCGGTAGAACTTTTAAAAGAAAATATAGAGTTTGAAAAATTTTTTGGAGAAAATACATCTAGTGTTATGTTAAAAGAAGATTTTATAATTCCAGATACTAATCCGGATGTAAAAGAAATTGTTGGTGTTGAGACTAGCTATAAAATAAATAACAAAGATGCTATGCAAGATAAAATATATGTTGAAGGAGAAATTTGCTACAATGTTTTATACTTAGCTGAACTAGAGGACAATTGTGAAGTGTTCAACTCAAAGTATACATCAAAATTTTCATGCTATGTAGATATTATTGAGTGTGACAGTAAGATGGATATAAAGGTAGATGCTTTTATAGAACATATTATGTCTACAATGGTTAATGAAAGAAAGGTTTGTGTAGAAGTAGTATTAAAGGTAAAAGGTCAATGTTTTAAAAAGGAACAAGTTGACATTGTCAAAGGTATAGGAAACTTAGAAGGAGTACAATATTTAAATTATCCATTAACAGTAGATAAATTAGGTGGTGCAGGTACAGCTACATTAAAAAATGATTGTACATTAAAGGTGCCTATGGATATGCCTCAAATAGGTACGATATTAAGTTGTAAAGGTATTGTATGTAAAAGAAATGTCAAAGTATTTGATGGGAAAGTTATTGTAGCTGGTGCAATAAAATATAATGCTATATATAAATGTAAGAATTCAAGAGACGTAGATTATTTAGAGAAAGAGGTGCCTTTCGAAGAAGAAGTTATTATAAACAATGCCACCGCCGATATGACAGAAGAAGTAGAAATAAAAATTGATAATTTTGATTTTATACTAAAGGACGATGAATTAGGAGAATCTAGAATTATAGATATTGAATGTGGAGTTAATATTGTTTGCAAAGTAGTAGGAAAAGACGAAATAGAGGTTATCGATGATGCTTATTCTCCAGGATCAATGATTGAGTTAGAAAAAGAAGATAAAGATATCAGCGTACTATTTGGTAATGGTCAAAATGAAACTATAGTAAAAGAGAATATAGAAGTAGATGATGTACCTATAGATGTAGTGTCTATGACAGGTGAGCCTATGGTAACAGATAAAAAAATAGTAGATGACAGAGTGGTGCTTGAAGGAATACTTAAGGTTTATGCTATTTATAAAACTAAAGATGATAAAAACTATGTCAATAATTGTGACGAAGAAGTACCATTTGCTGTAGCGATAGATATTCCGGGTTGTAGAATAGGGATGGAAGCATTGGACACTGTTGCATTAGAAAATATAGAGGGATTTATAGAAGCAGGTACAATAAGTGTTAAAGCATTGATTTCCGCTAAAGTTTTATTGAAGTATAGTACTCATAAAGAGTTTATACAAGGAATTGAGATGTTCGAAGGTGTAGCACCTAAAAAGGCATCTATAATTATCTATATTGTACAAAGTGGAGATACATTGTGGAAAATAGCTAAGAAGTATAGCACCACTGTGGATAAATTAATGGAAATAAATGAAATAGAGATTCCGGAACTTATAAAACCAGGAGATAAAATTATTATAGAAGGACGAGCAGTTATTGTATAG
- a CDS encoding CotS family spore coat protein codes for MDIEAIKDEVEKSYGFNIKSINKIKNVYKIINENDKDYCLKVIRYEFKHFYFIFSAMKYLMEKELDSMVPFLKTLNGMEYIKLDSKYGYLTEWIDARQANYDNMVDIMLAVEAMSKLHLTSKGFIDTEEMKPRIGWGRWIKTFNTRIDEIYDFKDRILKKNIKSEFDQLYFQFLEEEADRGRRAVSKLINSEYFSLMNEEKKFSGFCHHDFAHHNVMIQPGNKIKLIDFDYCILDTHLHDLSSIIIRTMKNGKWDLEKAEFILSVYNESFKINESEIPVMSGFIAFPQDFWQVGIQYYWEKQNWGEEFFMTKLKKIIDDREEREEFVEEFEKLKVRW; via the coding sequence ATGGATATTGAGGCTATAAAAGACGAAGTTGAGAAGTCTTATGGTTTTAATATAAAAAGCATTAATAAGATAAAAAATGTTTATAAGATAATAAATGAAAATGATAAAGATTATTGCTTAAAAGTCATAAGATATGAATTTAAACATTTCTATTTCATTTTTTCTGCCATGAAATATTTGATGGAAAAAGAGTTAGATAGTATGGTTCCTTTCTTAAAAACATTAAATGGAATGGAGTACATTAAGTTAGATAGTAAGTATGGGTACTTAACAGAATGGATAGATGCAAGACAGGCAAATTACGATAATATGGTGGATATAATGCTAGCTGTAGAAGCTATGTCAAAATTACATTTAACTAGTAAAGGTTTTATAGATACAGAAGAGATGAAACCAAGAATAGGTTGGGGAAGGTGGATAAAGACTTTTAATACAAGGATAGATGAGATTTATGATTTTAAAGATAGAATACTTAAAAAGAATATTAAAAGCGAATTTGATCAATTATATTTTCAATTTTTAGAGGAAGAAGCAGATAGAGGAAGACGAGCTGTATCAAAATTAATTAATTCAGAATATTTTAGTCTTATGAACGAAGAAAAAAAATTTAGTGGCTTTTGTCATCATGATTTTGCTCACCATAATGTTATGATACAGCCAGGAAATAAAATTAAGCTTATAGATTTTGATTATTGTATTTTAGATACACATCTACATGATCTTAGTTCAATAATTATTAGAACTATGAAAAATGGCAAATGGGATTTAGAAAAAGCTGAGTTTATACTAAGTGTATATAATGAATCTTTTAAGATTAATGAGAGTGAAATACCAGTGATGTCTGGATTTATTGCTTTCCCACAAGATTTTTGGCAAGTAGGTATTCAATATTATTGGGAAAAGCAAAACTGGGGTGAAGAATTTTTTATGACAAAATTAAAAAAAATTATTGATGATAGAGAAGAACGGGAGGAGTTTGTTGAAGAGTTTGAAAAATTAAAAGTTAGGTGGTAG